A part of Pungitius pungitius chromosome 15, fPunPun2.1, whole genome shotgun sequence genomic DNA contains:
- the depdc5 gene encoding GATOR1 complex protein DEPDC5 isoform X3, giving the protein MKNNKSYKLVLHKKGFGGSEDELVVNPKVFPHVSLRDIIEIAHPSDEYSPLLLQVKSLKEDLQKETISVDQTVAQAFKLRAYQDVIVNIVEPKEVTLDLVELTFKDQYIGRGDMWRLKKSLVSTCAYVTQKVEFAGIRAQASELWVKGEKVTCGYISEESRVVFRSTSAMVYIFIQMSCEMWDFDIYGDLYFEKAVNGFLSDLFAKWKEKNCSHEVTVVLFSRTFYNAKTIDEFPEILRGSIRQDHEGRFYEDFYRVVAQNERRDEWTSLLVTIKKLFIQYPVLVRLKEADGFPVGYNSTAAQGNYLEAINLSFNVFDKHYINRNFDRTGQMSVVITPGVGVFEVDRLLMILTKQRMIDNGIGVDLVCMGEQPLHAVPLFKLHNRTAPGDSRVGDDYNLPHWINHSFYTSKSQNSCSSFTPRIKLAGRKLHAEKSKSSKEHTLCATKESENSLPIQVDYDAYDAQVFRLPGPSRIQRSTNFRMVRDRETSMRKSWGSMDVTAGIGVSPPVRSGGPEDQCGPASDDSLGPVSNMLLIPRMPPVQYEVSISLGYTSNRELLEKMMDSQRDSSAPGRFTVGSAESTLHIRPGGYTPQRALINPFTPSRMPMKLTSNRRRWMHTFPVGPSGEAIQIHHQTRQNMAELQGSQQKDPAHTSAELLELAYHEATGRRTASRHAGENGLCVGGGTEEFTASPGSNISGNFNSSTFQDVSLGGADPTLLLSAPPTVPSFCCTVGVDWKSLTTPACLPLTTDYFPDRQALQNDYTEGCYDLLPHSDLERREDEAPAMGASQVFEEFICQRLMQGYQIIVQTNHRKAQPTVAPPLGSSPLYTRGLVSLRRAEEEETVYWLSMGRTFHKVCLKDKIITVTRYLPKYPYESAQIHYSYSLCPPHSDAHFVSCWVEFGHERLEEYKWNYLDQYICSAGSEDFSLIESLKFWRTRFLLLPAGAARRVPDGEKHWDVYGEGAGAGVCGSGDWVLLDGFIRFLEGLNRIRRRHRSDRIIRQKGTPMKGLQVTSPLPQYPTEPGGPPQGKKGTSALSALLEMEQNQKSLEEQQQAKPSTAVSEPSSVTTAAPYVDSPRKDAAFILDFIRSPRSSYISHSQPVEGSEVADKGVQPAVPGEAAQPAGETAASSSSDGSGHSAGALCLSSTSTFMEMLEAIKHPTTGVQLLPEQKGLPPNCFISAEVVQWLVNNVEGVATHGMAVDIMQKMLDEGVVAHASGDAMRTFVYGFYFYRIVGEKDDPSSQPPPTMAGGWSAAALEDFALFQRKWFEVAFVLEERRPCDLPAFLLPWLPSRPASYASRHSSFSRSFGGRSQAAALLAATVPEQKTATLDVDVNNRSDRTEWCSCYYHGNFSLNSAFEIKLHWMAVTAAVLFEMVQGWHRKAASCGFLLVPVLEVPFALTSYLYGDPLRAQLFIPLNVHSLLKNAGDNLFEGFEPETYWDRMQLFQEAILYRFGFVHDKFSTSAFNFPSENKPQYIHVTGTVFLQLPYSKRKYSSGQQRRRRNSTTSNSQGPYGGEERVGYYWAYNTMLTKAWRTGVLGDERLADRLLRDFTDFCANKDNRLLHLWDSCQEKMNASAP; this is encoded by the exons ATGAAGAACAACAAGTCTTACAAGCTCGTGCTGCACAAGAAAGGTTTTGGTGGAAGTG AGGATGAGTTGGTTGTCAACCCAAAAGTTTTCCCTCATGTCAGTCTGAGGGATATCATCGAAATCGCACACCCTTCGGATGAGTACAG tcctctgctgctgcaagtGAAGAGCCTCAAAGAGGACCTTCAGAAAG AGACAATCAGTGTGGACCAGACTGTGGCACAAGCCTTCAAGCTGCGTGCCTACCAGGATGTCATTGTTAACATTGTCGAGCCAAAG GAAGTGACACTTGACCTGGTGGAGCTGACATTTAAGGACCAGTACATCGGCAGAGGAGACATGTGGAGACTAAAGAAGAGTCTG GTCAGCACATGTGCTTATGTGACGCAGAAAGTGGAGTTTGCAGGAATAAG AGCCCAGGCCAGTGAGCTCTGGGTGAAGGGAGAGAAGGTGACCTGTGGCTACATCAGTGAAGAATCCCGG GTGGTGTTCAGATCCACGTCTGCAATGGTGTACATCTTCATCCAGATGAGTTGTGAGATGTGGGACTTTGACATCTATG GTGATCTCTACTTCGAGAAGGCTGTAAATGGTTTCCTGTCAGACCTTTTCGCCAAGTGGAAG GAGAAGAACTGCAGTCATGAGGTGACAGTTGTACTTTTCTCCCGTACGTTCTACAATGCCAAAACTATTG ATGAATTCCCTGAGATCCTGAGAGGGTCCATCAGACAGGATCATGAGGGGCGTTTTTATGAAGACTTTTACAG AGTGGTGGCTCAGAATGAGAGACGGGATGAGTGGACgtccctgctggtcactatcaAGAAGCTCTTCATTCAGTACCCTGTCCTGGTGCGCCTCAAAGAAGCAG ATGGTTTTCCTGTTGGTTACAACTCAACTGCTGCTCAAGGAAACTACTTGGAGGCCATTAACCTTTCCTTCAATG TGTTCGACAAGCACTACATCAACCGGAACTTTGACCGCACCGGCCAGATGTCAGTGGTCATCACACCTGGAGTGGGAGTGTTTGAAGTCGACCGTCTGCTCATGATTCTCACCAAACAGCGCATGATTGACAACG GTATTGGGGTAGACTTGGTGTGCATGGGGGAGCAGCCATTGCATGCAGTGCCCTTATTCAAG CTGCACAACAGGACGGCACCTGGAGACTCTCGTGTAGGAGATGACTATAACCTTCCTCACTGGATCAACCACAG cttcTACACCTCCAAGAGTCAGaactcctgcagctccttcaccCCTCGAATCAAACTGGCCGGCCGCAAG CTTCATGCTGAGAAATCCAAGAGCAGCAAGGAACACA CTCTCTGTGCGACAAAGGAATCTGAAAACAGCCTGCCTATTCAGGTGGACTATGACGCTTATGACGCTCAGGTGTTCAGACTACCTGGTCCCTCACGAATTCAGAGGAGCACCAACTTCAG gatGGTTcgagacagagagacgagtatGAGGAAGAGCTGGGGCTCGATGGACGTCACTGCAGGCATAGGCGTGTCCCCTCCTGTTCGCTCCGGGGGTCCGGAGGACCAGTGCGGCCCGGCCTCTGATGACAGTCTGGGCCCTGTGTCCAACATGCTGCTCATACCCCGCATGCCTCCTGTCCAGTATGAAGTCAGCATCTCCCTGGGATACACCAGCAACAGAG AGCTGTTGGAGAAGATGATGGACTCTCAGCGGGACTCCAGTGCCCCGGGCAGGTTCACAGTGGGAAGCGCTGAGTCCACTTTACACATCCGCCCTGGAGGGTACACCCCTCAGAGAGCCCTCATAAACCCCTTCACCCCATCACGAATGCCCATGAAGCTCACCTCCAACCGGCGGCGGTGGATGCACACCTTCCCTGTCG GTCCTTCTGGAGAAGCAATCCAGATCCACCACCAGACCAGACAGAACATGGCCGAACTGCAGGGCAGCCAGCAGAAAGATCCCGCCCACACCTCGgcggagctgctggagctggcctATCACGAGGCCACTGGAAG GCGAACAGCGTCCAGGCATGCAGGAGAAAATGGCCTGTGTGTTGGTGGAGGGACGGAGGAGTTTACTGCAAGTCCAGGGAGCAACATCAGTG GAAACTTCAACAGCTCCACATTTCAAGACGTGTCCCTCGGTGGTGCCGATCCAA ccctgctgctgtctgcaccCCCGACAGTGCCCAGCTTCTGCTGCACGGTGGGGGTGGACTGGAAGTCTCTGACCACGCCGGCCTGCCTGCCCCTCACCACCGACTACTTCCCCGACCGCCAGGCGCTGCAGAACGACTACACGGAAGGCTGCTATGATCTGCTGCCGCACAGCGACCTGGAAAG GCGGGAAGACGAAGCCCCCGCGATGGGGGCGTCGCAGGTGTTCGAGGAGTTCATCTGTCAGCGCTTGATGCAGGGCTACCAGATCATCGTCCAAACCAACCACAGGAAAGCTCAGCCCACCGTGGCCCCACCGCTCGGGAGCAGTCCTCTTTACACTCGAG GTTTGGTGTCCCTGCGtcgagcagaggaggaggagacagtcTACTGGCTCAGTATGGGCCGCACTTTTCATAAAGTTTGCCTTAAAGACAAGATCATCACTGTCACTCGCTACCTGCCCAA gtaCCCGTACGAGTCGGCACAGATCCACTACAGTTACAGCCTGTGTCCTCCACACTCTGATGCCCACTTTGTGTCCTGCTGGGTGGAGTTTGGCCATGAGAGGCTGGAGGAGTACAAGTGGAACTACCTGGACCAGTACATCTGTTCTGCTGGCTCGGAAGACTTCAG TTTGATCGAGTCGCTGAAGTTCTGGAGGACTCGCTTCCTCCTGCTGCCGGCCGGAGCCGCCAGGCGGGTGCCGGACGGGGAGAAGCACTGGGATGTCTATGGGGAGGGAGCAGGTGCCGGGGTGTGTGGCAGTGGGGACTGGGTCCTCCTCGATGGCTTCATCCGTTTCCTGGAGGGTCTGAACCGCATTCGGAGACGCCATCGCTCCGACAGGATCATCCGA CAGAAGGGCACACCAATGAAAGGACTGCAGGTCACCAGTCCTCTCCCCCAGTACCCCACAGAGCCTGGGGGGCCCCCACAAGGCAAAAAAGGCACTTCGGCTTTATCGGCCTTACTGGAGATGGAGCAGAACCAGAA gtctctggaggagcagcagcaggcgaAGCCTTCCACGGCCGTCAGTGAGCCCTCCAGCGTTACCACAGCTGCCCCCTACGTGGACAGCCCGCGCAAG GACGCTGCCTTTATTTTGGATTTTATACGTAGCCCTCGCTCTTCCTACATCTCTCACTCTCAG CCTGTGGAAGGAAGCGAGGTGGCAGATAAAGGAGTCCAGCCCGCCGTCCCAGGGGAAGCGGCGCAGCCTGCAGGAGAGACGGCAGCCAGCAGCTCTTCAGACGGCAG TGGGCACTCTGCAGGAGCCCTGTGtctgtcctccacctccaccttcatGGAGATGCTGGAGGCCATCAAGCATCCTAC GACAGGCGTACAGCTGCTGCCGGAGCAGAAAGGACTTCCACCCAACTGCTTCATTAGCGCAGAGGTCGTTCAATGGCTGGTCAACAATGTGGAGGGCGTGGCCACACACGGGATGGCTGTGGATATCATGCAG AAGATGCTGGATGAAGGTGTGGTGGCCCACGCTTCTGGGGATGCCATGCGCACCTTTGTCTACGGGTTCTACTTCTACAGGATTGTAGGAGAGAAGGATG ACCCGagctcccagcccccccccaccatggcTGGGGGCTGGTCTGCTGCGGCCCTGGAGGACTTTGCTCTGTTCCAGCGGAAGTGGTTCGAGGTGGCCTTTGTGCTGGAGGAGCGGCGACCCTGCGACCTGCCTGCCTTCCTCCTGCCGTGGCTGCCCAGCCGGCCGGCCTCCTACGCAAGTAGGCACAGCTCCTTCAGCCGCAGCTTTGGAGGACGCAGCCAAGCCGCCGCACTGCTAG CTGCCACGGTGCCGGAGCAGAAGACGGCCACTCTGGACGTGGACGTTAACAACCGCAGTGACCGGACTGAATGGTGCAGCTGTTACTACCATGGAAACTTCTCGCTCAACTCTGCCTTTGAGATCAAGCTGCACTGGATGGCCGTCACTGCTGCAGTGCTCTTTGAGATG GTCCAAGGGTGGCACAGGAAGGCAGCGTCCTGCGGCTTCCTGCTGGTCCCTGTGCTGGAGGTCCCTTTTGCTCTGACGTCGTACCTGTACGGAGATCCACTGAGAGCTCAGCTCTTCATCCCCCTGAACGTCCACAGTCTGCTGAAGAACGCCGGGGACAACCTGTTCGAAG GCTTTGAACCGGAGACGTACTGGGACAGGATGCAGCTCTTCCAGGAGGCCATACTCTACAG ATTCGGCTTTGTGCACGACAAGTTCTCAACCTCAGCTTTTAATTTCCCCTCCGAGAACAAGCCCCAGTACATCCATGTGACAG GCACCGTGTTCCTGCAGCTGCCGTACTCCAAGAGGAAGTACTCGAGCGGGCAGCAGCGCAGACGCAgaaactccaccacctccaacaGCCAGGGCCCGTACGGCGGGGAGGAGCGCGTGGGCTACTACTGGGCCTACAACACCATGCTCACCAAGGCCTGGAGGACGGGCGTGCTGGGCGACGAGAGGCTCGCCGACCGCCTGCTCAGGGACTTCACCGACTTCTGCGCCAACAAGGACAACCGCCTGCTCCACCTGTGGGACAGCTGCCAGGAGAAGATGAACGCCAGCGCCCCCTGa
- the depdc5 gene encoding GATOR1 complex protein DEPDC5 isoform X5 has translation MKNNKSYKLVLHKKGFGGSEDELVVNPKVFPHVSLRDIIEIAHPSDEYSPLLLQVKSLKEDLQKETISVDQTVAQAFKLRAYQDVIVNIVEPKEVTLDLVELTFKDQYIGRGDMWRLKKSLVSTCAYVTQKVEFAGIRAQASELWVKGEKVTCGYISEESRVVFRSTSAMVYIFIQMSCEMWDFDIYGDLYFEKAVNGFLSDLFAKWKEKNCSHEVTVVLFSRTFYNAKTIDEFPEILRGSIRQDHEGRFYEDFYRVVAQNERRDEWTSLLVTIKKLFIQYPVLVRLKEADGFPVGYNSTAAQGNYLEAINLSFNVFDKHYINRNFDRTGQMSVVITPGVGVFEVDRLLMILTKQRMIDNGIGVDLVCMGEQPLHAVPLFKLHNRTAPGDSRVGDDYNLPHWINHSFYTSKSQNSCSSFTPRIKLAGRKLHAEKSKSSKEHTLCATKESENSLPIQVDYDAYDAQVFRLPGPSRIQRSTNFRMVRDRETSMRKSWGSMDVTAGIGVSPPVRSGGPEDQCGPASDDSLGPVSNMLLIPRMPPVQYEVSISLGYTSNRELLEKMMDSQRDSSAPGRFTVGSAESTLHIRPGGYTPQRALINPFTPSRMPMKLTSNRRRWMHTFPVGPSGEAIQIHHQTRQNMAELQGSQQKDPAHTSAELLELAYHEATGRRTASRHAGENGLCVGGGTEEFTASPGSNISGNFNSSTFQDVSLGGADPTLLLSAPPTVPSFCCTVGVDWKSLTTPACLPLTTDYFPDRQALQNDYTEGCYDLLPHSDLERREDEAPAMGASQVFEEFICQRLMQGYQIIVQTNHRKAQPTVAPPLGSSPLYTRGLVSLRRAEEEETVYWLSMGRTFHKVCLKDKIITVTRYLPKYPYESAQIHYSYSLCPPHSDAHFVSCWVEFGHERLEEYKWNYLDQYICSAGSEDFSLIESLKFWRTRFLLLPAGAARRVPDGEKHWDVYGEGAGAGVCGSGDWVLLDGFIRFLEGLNRIRRRHRSDRIIRQKGTPMKGLQVTSPLPQYPTEPGGPPQGKKGTSALSALLEMEQNQKSLEEQQQAKPSTAVSEPSSVTTAAPYVDSPRKDAAFILDFIRSPRSSYISHSQPVEGSEVADKGVQPAVPGEAAQPAGETAASSSSDGSGHSAGALCLSSTSTFMEMLEAIKHPTTGVQLLPEQKGLPPNCFISAEVVQWLVNNVEGVATHGMAVDIMQKMLDEGVVAHASGDAMRTFVYGFYFYRIVGEKDGTHACTYPSSQPPPTMAGGWSAAALEDFALFQRKWFEVAFVLEERRPCDLPAFLLPWLPSRPASYATATVPEQKTATLDVDVNNRSDRTEWCSCYYHGNFSLNSAFEIKLHWMAVTAAVLFEMVQGWHRKAASCGFLLVPVLEVPFALTSYLYGDPLRAQLFIPLNVHSLLKNAGDNLFEGFEPETYWDRMQLFQEAILYRFGFVHDKFSTSAFNFPSENKPQYIHVTGTVFLQLPYSKRKYSSGQQRRRRNSTTSNSQGPYGGEERVGYYWAYNTMLTKAWRTGVLGDERLADRLLRDFTDFCANKDNRLLHLWDSCQEKMNASAP, from the exons ATGAAGAACAACAAGTCTTACAAGCTCGTGCTGCACAAGAAAGGTTTTGGTGGAAGTG AGGATGAGTTGGTTGTCAACCCAAAAGTTTTCCCTCATGTCAGTCTGAGGGATATCATCGAAATCGCACACCCTTCGGATGAGTACAG tcctctgctgctgcaagtGAAGAGCCTCAAAGAGGACCTTCAGAAAG AGACAATCAGTGTGGACCAGACTGTGGCACAAGCCTTCAAGCTGCGTGCCTACCAGGATGTCATTGTTAACATTGTCGAGCCAAAG GAAGTGACACTTGACCTGGTGGAGCTGACATTTAAGGACCAGTACATCGGCAGAGGAGACATGTGGAGACTAAAGAAGAGTCTG GTCAGCACATGTGCTTATGTGACGCAGAAAGTGGAGTTTGCAGGAATAAG AGCCCAGGCCAGTGAGCTCTGGGTGAAGGGAGAGAAGGTGACCTGTGGCTACATCAGTGAAGAATCCCGG GTGGTGTTCAGATCCACGTCTGCAATGGTGTACATCTTCATCCAGATGAGTTGTGAGATGTGGGACTTTGACATCTATG GTGATCTCTACTTCGAGAAGGCTGTAAATGGTTTCCTGTCAGACCTTTTCGCCAAGTGGAAG GAGAAGAACTGCAGTCATGAGGTGACAGTTGTACTTTTCTCCCGTACGTTCTACAATGCCAAAACTATTG ATGAATTCCCTGAGATCCTGAGAGGGTCCATCAGACAGGATCATGAGGGGCGTTTTTATGAAGACTTTTACAG AGTGGTGGCTCAGAATGAGAGACGGGATGAGTGGACgtccctgctggtcactatcaAGAAGCTCTTCATTCAGTACCCTGTCCTGGTGCGCCTCAAAGAAGCAG ATGGTTTTCCTGTTGGTTACAACTCAACTGCTGCTCAAGGAAACTACTTGGAGGCCATTAACCTTTCCTTCAATG TGTTCGACAAGCACTACATCAACCGGAACTTTGACCGCACCGGCCAGATGTCAGTGGTCATCACACCTGGAGTGGGAGTGTTTGAAGTCGACCGTCTGCTCATGATTCTCACCAAACAGCGCATGATTGACAACG GTATTGGGGTAGACTTGGTGTGCATGGGGGAGCAGCCATTGCATGCAGTGCCCTTATTCAAG CTGCACAACAGGACGGCACCTGGAGACTCTCGTGTAGGAGATGACTATAACCTTCCTCACTGGATCAACCACAG cttcTACACCTCCAAGAGTCAGaactcctgcagctccttcaccCCTCGAATCAAACTGGCCGGCCGCAAG CTTCATGCTGAGAAATCCAAGAGCAGCAAGGAACACA CTCTCTGTGCGACAAAGGAATCTGAAAACAGCCTGCCTATTCAGGTGGACTATGACGCTTATGACGCTCAGGTGTTCAGACTACCTGGTCCCTCACGAATTCAGAGGAGCACCAACTTCAG gatGGTTcgagacagagagacgagtatGAGGAAGAGCTGGGGCTCGATGGACGTCACTGCAGGCATAGGCGTGTCCCCTCCTGTTCGCTCCGGGGGTCCGGAGGACCAGTGCGGCCCGGCCTCTGATGACAGTCTGGGCCCTGTGTCCAACATGCTGCTCATACCCCGCATGCCTCCTGTCCAGTATGAAGTCAGCATCTCCCTGGGATACACCAGCAACAGAG AGCTGTTGGAGAAGATGATGGACTCTCAGCGGGACTCCAGTGCCCCGGGCAGGTTCACAGTGGGAAGCGCTGAGTCCACTTTACACATCCGCCCTGGAGGGTACACCCCTCAGAGAGCCCTCATAAACCCCTTCACCCCATCACGAATGCCCATGAAGCTCACCTCCAACCGGCGGCGGTGGATGCACACCTTCCCTGTCG GTCCTTCTGGAGAAGCAATCCAGATCCACCACCAGACCAGACAGAACATGGCCGAACTGCAGGGCAGCCAGCAGAAAGATCCCGCCCACACCTCGgcggagctgctggagctggcctATCACGAGGCCACTGGAAG GCGAACAGCGTCCAGGCATGCAGGAGAAAATGGCCTGTGTGTTGGTGGAGGGACGGAGGAGTTTACTGCAAGTCCAGGGAGCAACATCAGTG GAAACTTCAACAGCTCCACATTTCAAGACGTGTCCCTCGGTGGTGCCGATCCAA ccctgctgctgtctgcaccCCCGACAGTGCCCAGCTTCTGCTGCACGGTGGGGGTGGACTGGAAGTCTCTGACCACGCCGGCCTGCCTGCCCCTCACCACCGACTACTTCCCCGACCGCCAGGCGCTGCAGAACGACTACACGGAAGGCTGCTATGATCTGCTGCCGCACAGCGACCTGGAAAG GCGGGAAGACGAAGCCCCCGCGATGGGGGCGTCGCAGGTGTTCGAGGAGTTCATCTGTCAGCGCTTGATGCAGGGCTACCAGATCATCGTCCAAACCAACCACAGGAAAGCTCAGCCCACCGTGGCCCCACCGCTCGGGAGCAGTCCTCTTTACACTCGAG GTTTGGTGTCCCTGCGtcgagcagaggaggaggagacagtcTACTGGCTCAGTATGGGCCGCACTTTTCATAAAGTTTGCCTTAAAGACAAGATCATCACTGTCACTCGCTACCTGCCCAA gtaCCCGTACGAGTCGGCACAGATCCACTACAGTTACAGCCTGTGTCCTCCACACTCTGATGCCCACTTTGTGTCCTGCTGGGTGGAGTTTGGCCATGAGAGGCTGGAGGAGTACAAGTGGAACTACCTGGACCAGTACATCTGTTCTGCTGGCTCGGAAGACTTCAG TTTGATCGAGTCGCTGAAGTTCTGGAGGACTCGCTTCCTCCTGCTGCCGGCCGGAGCCGCCAGGCGGGTGCCGGACGGGGAGAAGCACTGGGATGTCTATGGGGAGGGAGCAGGTGCCGGGGTGTGTGGCAGTGGGGACTGGGTCCTCCTCGATGGCTTCATCCGTTTCCTGGAGGGTCTGAACCGCATTCGGAGACGCCATCGCTCCGACAGGATCATCCGA CAGAAGGGCACACCAATGAAAGGACTGCAGGTCACCAGTCCTCTCCCCCAGTACCCCACAGAGCCTGGGGGGCCCCCACAAGGCAAAAAAGGCACTTCGGCTTTATCGGCCTTACTGGAGATGGAGCAGAACCAGAA gtctctggaggagcagcagcaggcgaAGCCTTCCACGGCCGTCAGTGAGCCCTCCAGCGTTACCACAGCTGCCCCCTACGTGGACAGCCCGCGCAAG GACGCTGCCTTTATTTTGGATTTTATACGTAGCCCTCGCTCTTCCTACATCTCTCACTCTCAG CCTGTGGAAGGAAGCGAGGTGGCAGATAAAGGAGTCCAGCCCGCCGTCCCAGGGGAAGCGGCGCAGCCTGCAGGAGAGACGGCAGCCAGCAGCTCTTCAGACGGCAG TGGGCACTCTGCAGGAGCCCTGTGtctgtcctccacctccaccttcatGGAGATGCTGGAGGCCATCAAGCATCCTAC GACAGGCGTACAGCTGCTGCCGGAGCAGAAAGGACTTCCACCCAACTGCTTCATTAGCGCAGAGGTCGTTCAATGGCTGGTCAACAATGTGGAGGGCGTGGCCACACACGGGATGGCTGTGGATATCATGCAG AAGATGCTGGATGAAGGTGTGGTGGCCCACGCTTCTGGGGATGCCATGCGCACCTTTGTCTACGGGTTCTACTTCTACAGGATTGTAGGAGAGAAGGATGGTACTCATGCTTGTACTT ACCCGagctcccagcccccccccaccatggcTGGGGGCTGGTCTGCTGCGGCCCTGGAGGACTTTGCTCTGTTCCAGCGGAAGTGGTTCGAGGTGGCCTTTGTGCTGGAGGAGCGGCGACCCTGCGACCTGCCTGCCTTCCTCCTGCCGTGGCTGCCCAGCCGGCCGGCCTCCTACGCAA CTGCCACGGTGCCGGAGCAGAAGACGGCCACTCTGGACGTGGACGTTAACAACCGCAGTGACCGGACTGAATGGTGCAGCTGTTACTACCATGGAAACTTCTCGCTCAACTCTGCCTTTGAGATCAAGCTGCACTGGATGGCCGTCACTGCTGCAGTGCTCTTTGAGATG GTCCAAGGGTGGCACAGGAAGGCAGCGTCCTGCGGCTTCCTGCTGGTCCCTGTGCTGGAGGTCCCTTTTGCTCTGACGTCGTACCTGTACGGAGATCCACTGAGAGCTCAGCTCTTCATCCCCCTGAACGTCCACAGTCTGCTGAAGAACGCCGGGGACAACCTGTTCGAAG GCTTTGAACCGGAGACGTACTGGGACAGGATGCAGCTCTTCCAGGAGGCCATACTCTACAG ATTCGGCTTTGTGCACGACAAGTTCTCAACCTCAGCTTTTAATTTCCCCTCCGAGAACAAGCCCCAGTACATCCATGTGACAG GCACCGTGTTCCTGCAGCTGCCGTACTCCAAGAGGAAGTACTCGAGCGGGCAGCAGCGCAGACGCAgaaactccaccacctccaacaGCCAGGGCCCGTACGGCGGGGAGGAGCGCGTGGGCTACTACTGGGCCTACAACACCATGCTCACCAAGGCCTGGAGGACGGGCGTGCTGGGCGACGAGAGGCTCGCCGACCGCCTGCTCAGGGACTTCACCGACTTCTGCGCCAACAAGGACAACCGCCTGCTCCACCTGTGGGACAGCTGCCAGGAGAAGATGAACGCCAGCGCCCCCTGa